One window of Leptotrichia sp. oral taxon 498 genomic DNA carries:
- a CDS encoding translocation/assembly module TamB domain-containing protein: protein MKYLKKSLMVFMPLLLALGTLKYYISTPHFKSTLTRILKTNALNVEFDKIRLYGFDRIQIDNLKVRDLSGNMVIDAKKVVAKINLLTPTRLSKIDIFGATVNLERRKNNDFNLFHIIKDKKEKTFDRTSRIGKLFIHNAVLNYADTNFKEKIQKSMTSVNGNLESAKSRGFLLVAKGIGNLNADNTVETLGIELNQKLNSVQSLKSRFDKIKNSSEKRKEFYLNFDFGNVKVTKELGQYLPLEMITIKGGMLNGKLNLTKNKATETMEPTGNLVVKDGILNYVDFDGDIDKINANINMTKENIIVNANSLLAQKPVSLLLNYGNQNLKLTMKIKVREVPYSQIARYKILKGFNVKAKGNVTGELNLKVDIEKSKEKDKNKNQVQKKTKEKSAKVELDGKFSSENIKIANYNFRNISTNMKLSTQKGFFELDDTAFRFDEVLSEFRIKDDVKIPKFIYDLNKKTGKGNYILVNKGSDYNIPRFVGNVQISNKNIISGTLISKKLNADYVVNPTAKTLFVNAQGKDYITVRYGGKKYVLNPDVKKLFVKFDEKHMLRSGNIKAKLKNLPIKMIESIVANININRGNYNIKASVKTGGVVVSVKGTTTADMKHSYNIKNVSKMDLSKLLKNYGYNFKGMDKARLPMDVKAKIDGTNNRIMGSYEIYSPSGEYFVKYKNLHVSGKIRDLTKMDLDMNILANEVSWEDQRLKNLTAKLNMKNDILKIQSLGNDKLFAQGSYHLKTGRAEIDAKLNNYVFKSKKLNDAKFLLNAKAKISGKVNDRLSGNFEISSPYGEYIAEFENLHAKGKINDLAKINLDMNIFADEVWYQYHRLKNLTAKLNLKNDILKIESLGNDKLFAQGSYNLKTRNVKLDGELKNYVLYGIFDPQVSMYVDSLKANVSGTPDNLNGKILLTPSTTKINFNSIGQTRADLDIKNSIVNFKDVTLRGNNISGTYNLKNKVADLELNLDEDDIPKLLKMKDLTFGTKSKINLKGHLNKFNMYGHLILGNMSYRSYKIPHIVANIDYSNGNINKLFKYGIFDIKSLKFIGENNETLFETNTKFDLENVDIDYKVGDHNFSLDSVQDLKNKGYSGNIDFDFFYKGSFEKFLTGLKIKSDKVTLAGFPVTNLDIDLQGNEKTVNIGLFNLNYENNPLIVSGYFDYSPIKYDISVLAQNFNLNFLEANKDVASASGIANIDAILSSSHGTSGHILLNNFNYKTKDERTLVDNINANIDLKGTKLIVNRLDGGFNNGTFNVTGNLDVPTIPPDFMKTKRLQLGKFELNANLNKLGLHYGNDIDYAVTGDLMLTEDRLFGNLVVSDAEIRKIPDFVNKDNSKNSELQKQEKDKSIVEGVVEEVLDKILKQYTVNLNVQVGEKVKLNIPSVSLVKNIKGTIKGATEISFENGAIGLMGDFDISKGSFYLNGNEFKIDNSIVSLSKSTSETDFMSNTFVNFEASTKVGSERIEVSVTGNVNNPDIRFSSSSGKTEEEIISLLAFDKVVGNGSKDKKGPKDNSEDGVVVAGSLLSTALNELIFSSITDKIEGVFGLSKVSVSTNIDKSNKTGKYNASTTLSLKDKLYKDKIYWNLAIKFPFQSSGEKEENPIGYNAWLSYNIATGFDLRAGGETAPKSSKINLRASNKKQNKINYYFGIDFSTKADSIGDLFKKIFKKRKLDTLRK, encoded by the coding sequence ATGAAATATTTAAAAAAATCTTTAATGGTTTTTATGCCGCTTCTTTTGGCTTTGGGCACATTAAAGTACTATATTTCAACACCACATTTTAAGTCGACGCTGACGAGAATTTTGAAAACGAATGCATTAAATGTTGAGTTTGACAAAATTAGACTTTATGGATTTGACAGAATTCAGATTGATAATTTGAAAGTTAGAGATTTGTCGGGAAATATGGTGATTGATGCGAAAAAAGTGGTAGCAAAAATAAATTTACTTACGCCAACTAGGCTTAGTAAAATAGATATTTTTGGTGCAACTGTAAATTTGGAGCGAAGAAAAAATAATGATTTTAATCTTTTTCACATAATAAAGGACAAAAAAGAAAAAACATTTGACAGAACCAGTCGGATTGGAAAACTTTTTATTCACAATGCAGTACTTAATTACGCTGATACAAATTTTAAAGAAAAAATACAGAAATCTATGACAAGCGTAAATGGAAATTTAGAATCTGCAAAATCTCGTGGATTCTTATTAGTGGCAAAGGGAATAGGAAATTTGAATGCGGACAATACGGTTGAAACTTTGGGAATTGAATTAAATCAAAAGTTAAATTCAGTGCAGTCGTTAAAATCAAGATTTGATAAAATTAAAAATAGTTCTGAAAAGAGAAAAGAATTTTACTTAAATTTTGATTTTGGAAATGTGAAAGTTACAAAGGAGCTTGGACAATATCTTCCGCTTGAAATGATAACAATAAAAGGTGGAATGTTAAATGGAAAACTTAATTTGACAAAAAATAAAGCGACTGAAACTATGGAACCAACTGGGAATTTAGTTGTAAAAGATGGAATATTGAACTATGTTGATTTTGATGGTGACATTGATAAAATTAATGCAAATATCAATATGACAAAGGAAAACATTATAGTCAATGCAAATTCATTGTTGGCGCAAAAGCCAGTTTCGTTGCTATTAAATTACGGAAATCAAAATTTAAAGCTCACTATGAAAATAAAAGTAAGAGAAGTTCCTTATTCACAAATTGCAAGATACAAAATCTTGAAAGGTTTTAATGTAAAAGCAAAAGGAAATGTCACTGGAGAATTAAATCTAAAAGTTGACATTGAAAAATCTAAAGAAAAAGACAAAAACAAAAATCAAGTACAGAAAAAAACTAAAGAAAAATCTGCAAAAGTTGAATTGGATGGAAAATTTTCATCGGAAAACATAAAAATAGCAAATTATAATTTTAGAAACATTAGCACAAATATGAAGCTTTCCACTCAAAAAGGTTTTTTTGAACTAGATGACACGGCTTTTCGTTTTGACGAAGTGCTAAGCGAATTTCGCATAAAAGATGATGTAAAAATTCCAAAATTTATATATGACTTAAATAAAAAGACTGGAAAAGGTAACTATATCTTAGTAAACAAAGGCTCAGATTACAATATTCCGAGATTTGTTGGAAATGTGCAAATTTCAAATAAAAATATTATTTCTGGGACGCTTATTTCAAAAAAATTAAATGCAGACTATGTGGTAAATCCAACTGCTAAAACGCTTTTTGTCAACGCACAAGGAAAGGATTATATTACGGTTAGATATGGTGGAAAAAAATATGTACTAAATCCAGATGTAAAAAAATTATTTGTTAAGTTTGATGAGAAGCATATGCTACGTTCAGGGAATATAAAGGCAAAACTTAAAAATTTGCCAATAAAAATGATTGAGAGTATAGTTGCAAACATAAATATAAATAGAGGAAACTATAATATAAAAGCCAGTGTAAAGACTGGTGGAGTAGTGGTAAGTGTAAAAGGTACGACAACAGCAGATATGAAACATTCCTACAATATTAAAAATGTAAGTAAAATGGATTTGTCAAAACTGCTAAAAAATTATGGATATAATTTTAAAGGAATGGATAAAGCAAGACTCCCAATGGATGTGAAAGCTAAAATTGACGGGACAAATAACAGAATCATGGGAAGTTATGAAATTTACAGTCCTTCTGGAGAATATTTTGTAAAATATAAAAATTTACATGTGAGTGGTAAAATTCGTGATTTGACGAAAATGGACTTGGATATGAATATTTTAGCAAATGAAGTTTCTTGGGAAGATCAAAGGCTTAAAAATTTGACTGCAAAATTGAATATGAAAAATGATATTTTAAAAATTCAAAGTTTGGGAAATGATAAATTGTTTGCACAAGGAAGTTATCATTTAAAAACTGGAAGAGCAGAAATTGATGCCAAATTAAATAATTATGTCTTTAAATCCAAAAAGTTAAATGACGCAAAATTTCTTTTGAATGCGAAGGCTAAAATTAGTGGAAAAGTCAATGACAGACTTTCTGGAAATTTTGAAATTTCCAGTCCTTACGGAGAATATATCGCAGAGTTTGAAAATTTACATGCAAAAGGGAAAATTAATGATTTGGCAAAAATAAACTTGGATATGAATATTTTTGCGGACGAAGTCTGGTATCAATATCATAGACTTAAAAATTTGACTGCAAAATTAAATTTAAAAAATGATATTTTAAAAATTGAAAGTTTAGGAAATGACAAATTATTTGCGCAAGGAAGTTATAATTTAAAAACAAGAAATGTAAAACTTGACGGAGAGCTTAAAAATTACGTTTTATACGGTATATTCGATCCGCAAGTGAGCATGTATGTTGACAGTCTAAAAGCAAATGTTTCTGGAACGCCAGATAATTTAAATGGAAAAATTTTGTTGACTCCATCGACGACAAAAATTAATTTTAATTCAATCGGACAGACAAGAGCGGATTTAGATATAAAAAATAGTATAGTAAACTTTAAAGATGTGACTTTGAGAGGAAATAATATTTCTGGAACATACAATCTGAAAAATAAAGTGGCTGATTTGGAACTTAATCTAGACGAAGATGATATTCCAAAATTATTAAAAATGAAAGATTTGACATTTGGAACAAAATCTAAAATTAATTTAAAAGGTCATTTAAATAAATTTAATATGTATGGACATTTAATTTTGGGAAATATGAGTTACAGAAGTTATAAAATTCCACATATTGTGGCGAATATCGACTACAGTAATGGAAATATTAATAAATTATTTAAATATGGAATTTTTGATATAAAAAGTTTAAAATTTATTGGAGAAAATAATGAAACATTATTTGAGACAAATACAAAATTTGACTTGGAAAATGTTGACATTGACTACAAAGTTGGAGATCACAATTTTTCGTTAGATTCTGTACAAGATTTGAAAAATAAAGGATATAGCGGAAATATTGACTTTGATTTCTTTTATAAAGGAAGTTTTGAGAAATTTTTGACTGGTTTAAAAATAAAATCTGACAAAGTAACTTTGGCTGGATTTCCAGTAACAAATCTTGACATAGATCTTCAAGGAAATGAAAAGACAGTAAATATTGGTCTATTTAATCTGAATTATGAAAACAACCCACTTATAGTCAGCGGATATTTCGATTATTCGCCAATAAAATACGATATTTCGGTATTGGCACAAAACTTTAACTTGAACTTTTTAGAAGCTAATAAAGATGTGGCTAGTGCAAGTGGAATTGCTAATATTGACGCTATTCTTTCAAGTAGTCATGGAACTTCAGGGCATATTTTGTTAAATAACTTTAATTATAAGACAAAAGATGAACGGACTTTAGTTGACAATATCAATGCCAATATTGATTTAAAGGGGACAAAACTTATAGTAAACAGATTAGATGGTGGCTTTAATAATGGGACATTTAATGTAACAGGAAATTTGGATGTGCCAACAATACCGCCAGACTTTATGAAAACTAAGCGTTTGCAACTGGGTAAATTTGAGTTGAATGCGAATTTGAATAAATTGGGACTTCATTATGGAAATGATATTGACTATGCAGTTACAGGAGATTTGATGTTGACTGAAGACAGATTGTTTGGAAATTTGGTTGTAAGTGATGCTGAAATTAGAAAAATACCTGATTTTGTAAATAAAGATAATTCAAAAAATTCTGAACTTCAAAAACAGGAAAAAGATAAAAGCATTGTGGAAGGTGTAGTTGAAGAAGTTTTGGACAAAATTTTGAAACAATATACAGTTAATTTGAATGTTCAAGTCGGAGAAAAAGTAAAATTAAATATTCCTAGTGTCAGCCTTGTTAAAAATATAAAAGGTACAATAAAAGGAGCAACTGAAATTTCCTTTGAAAATGGGGCAATTGGCTTAATGGGAGATTTCGATATTTCAAAAGGGTCATTCTACTTAAATGGAAATGAATTTAAAATTGATAATTCAATAGTTAGTCTTTCAAAATCGACTTCAGAAACAGATTTTATGTCGAATACATTTGTTAATTTTGAAGCGAGTACGAAAGTTGGCTCTGAGAGAATAGAAGTAAGTGTTACAGGAAATGTGAATAATCCTGATATCAGGTTTAGTTCAAGTTCTGGAAAGACAGAGGAGGAAATAATTTCACTTTTAGCTTTTGACAAAGTTGTTGGAAATGGAAGCAAAGATAAAAAAGGTCCAAAAGATAATTCAGAAGATGGAGTGGTCGTAGCAGGTTCACTTTTAAGCACTGCATTAAATGAGTTGATTTTTTCTTCAATAACTGATAAAATTGAAGGGGTTTTTGGACTGTCTAAAGTGTCTGTATCAACAAATATAGATAAATCAAATAAAACTGGTAAATACAATGCTTCTACAACATTAAGCTTGAAAGATAAATTATACAAAGATAAAATTTATTGGAATTTGGCTATAAAATTCCCTTTCCAATCTTCGGGAGAAAAAGAGGAAAATCCAATAGGATACAACGCCTGGTTAAGCTATAATATAGCAACTGGATTTGATCTTAGAGCTGGAGGGGAAACAGCGCCAAAAAGTAGCAAAATAAATTTAAGAGCATCAAATAAAAAACAAAATAAAATAAATTATTATTTTGGAATTGATTTTTCAACAAAAGCTGATAGCATTGGTGATTTATTCAAGAAAATATTTAAAAAAAGAAAATTGGATACATTAAGAAAATAG
- a CDS encoding RelA/SpoT family protein has product MEQEKVINKTSKELLQQLFDRIKKNNLDVDTEEISQAFTLANESHIGQKRKSGENYILHPVEVAEILVDLKMDTDTIVAGILHDVVEDTLITLPDIEYIFGADVRKLVDGVTKLRNLPRTDSKKIENIRKMVVAMSEDIRVVIIKLADRLHNMRTLKYMTPAKQLEKSKETLEIFATIAHRIGMSKIKTELEDISFRYLHPEEYQEIKELVNTKKQERENYTKKVIDKIEKELEKHNLKGEVTGRPKHLYSIYRKMIEKEKKFADLNDLIAVRIVVEREDECYNALGIIHNLFIPVPGRFKDYIAAPKINGYQSIHTTVNGPDNQKVEIQIRTKLMHQIAEDGVAAHWKYKDKKYKEKKSKNEEYYAAVKKIIEKSTNEANEKEKTKSFAKEVTGDVLNQTIFVFTPKGDVVELPKNSTALDFAFQIHTQIGYRTIGAKINDRIVQLNQTLENGDKVEVLTSKNTKGPGKDWIAMVNNHSSKAKIRKWFKDKEFLEKSKEGEQLLEKEFEKLGLKFADIVEEEKVFLYMKKFNISSKEILFYKFATGDLSLDGFLKKFERKQEKKLEEVLEAEQEKGNKRKERSQGGIKISGTENTMYRFAKCCSPLPGDEICGYVTRGRGIAIHRKDCKNFEKLMEIEPNREVEVYWDEEEIRKNTTRYQFNFLIKAYDRNGLLLDIIRILNEYKMEIVNVNTNILKENGNQLCLIHLGIMIRGREDFERLANNLKSMKDVIDIVK; this is encoded by the coding sequence ATGGAACAGGAAAAAGTGATAAATAAAACGTCAAAAGAGTTACTACAGCAGCTCTTTGACAGAATTAAAAAAAATAACTTGGATGTCGATACCGAAGAGATTTCTCAAGCATTTACTTTGGCGAATGAGTCGCATATTGGACAAAAGAGAAAAAGTGGAGAAAATTATATTTTGCATCCTGTGGAAGTGGCAGAAATTCTTGTGGATTTGAAGATGGATACGGATACGATTGTCGCTGGAATACTTCATGATGTCGTGGAAGATACGCTTATTACCTTGCCTGACATTGAGTATATTTTTGGTGCAGATGTCAGAAAACTTGTTGACGGAGTGACGAAACTTAGAAATTTGCCAAGAACGGATAGTAAAAAGATTGAAAATATTCGGAAAATGGTAGTTGCAATGTCTGAGGATATTCGAGTTGTAATTATAAAATTAGCTGATAGACTTCATAATATGAGAACGCTTAAATACATGACCCCAGCAAAACAGCTTGAAAAATCTAAAGAAACGCTTGAAATTTTTGCGACAATTGCACATAGAATTGGGATGTCAAAGATTAAAACAGAGTTGGAAGATATAAGTTTTAGATATTTACATCCAGAAGAATATCAAGAAATTAAAGAGCTTGTAAATACAAAAAAACAGGAGAGAGAAAATTATACTAAAAAAGTTATTGACAAAATAGAAAAAGAACTTGAAAAGCATAATTTAAAAGGAGAAGTTACGGGGCGACCTAAACATCTTTACAGTATTTATCGAAAAATGATTGAAAAAGAAAAGAAATTTGCTGACTTGAATGATTTAATTGCGGTTAGGATAGTTGTCGAGCGGGAAGACGAATGCTACAATGCGCTTGGAATAATTCATAATTTGTTTATTCCAGTTCCTGGAAGGTTTAAAGATTATATCGCTGCACCTAAGATAAATGGGTATCAATCAATTCACACAACTGTTAATGGACCTGATAATCAAAAAGTGGAAATTCAGATTAGAACAAAACTGATGCACCAAATTGCTGAAGACGGGGTTGCGGCACACTGGAAATATAAAGACAAAAAATACAAAGAGAAAAAATCTAAAAATGAAGAATATTATGCAGCTGTGAAAAAAATTATTGAAAAAAGTACAAATGAAGCAAATGAAAAAGAAAAGACGAAAAGTTTTGCCAAAGAAGTTACGGGAGATGTGCTAAATCAGACGATTTTCGTCTTTACTCCGAAAGGCGATGTTGTCGAACTTCCAAAAAATTCAACTGCACTTGATTTTGCGTTTCAAATTCACACGCAAATTGGTTACAGAACGATTGGAGCCAAAATTAACGACAGAATAGTTCAACTTAATCAAACTTTAGAGAATGGAGATAAAGTCGAAGTTTTAACTTCCAAAAATACAAAAGGTCCAGGAAAAGACTGGATAGCGATGGTAAATAATCACAGTTCAAAAGCAAAAATTAGAAAGTGGTTTAAGGATAAAGAGTTTTTGGAAAAATCAAAAGAAGGGGAACAGCTTTTAGAAAAAGAGTTTGAAAAATTGGGACTGAAATTTGCGGATATTGTGGAAGAAGAAAAAGTATTTTTATACATGAAAAAATTTAATATTTCTTCAAAAGAAATACTTTTTTATAAATTTGCAACTGGAGATTTGTCGCTTGACGGATTTTTGAAAAAATTTGAGAGAAAACAGGAGAAAAAACTGGAAGAAGTTTTGGAGGCGGAACAGGAAAAAGGAAATAAGAGAAAAGAAAGAAGTCAAGGCGGAATAAAAATTTCAGGAACAGAAAATACAATGTACCGTTTTGCAAAATGCTGCAGTCCACTTCCTGGAGATGAAATTTGCGGATATGTGACGCGTGGCAGGGGAATTGCGATTCACAGAAAAGATTGTAAAAATTTTGAGAAATTGATGGAAATTGAGCCAAATAGGGAAGTTGAAGTGTATTGGGACGAAGAAGAAATTCGTAAAAATACGACGAGATACCAGTTTAATTTTTTGATAAAGGCATACGATAGAAACGGTCTTCTTTTGGACATCATAAGAATTTTAAACGAATATAAAATGGAAATAGTAAATGTCAACACAAATATTTTAAAAGAAAATGGAAATCAGCTTTGCCTTATACATCTAGGAATAATGATACGGGGAAGAGAAGATTTTGAAAGACTGGCAAACAACTTGAAATCAATGAAAGATGTGATCGACATAGTAAAATAA